The following proteins are co-located in the Leptospira weilii genome:
- a CDS encoding cytochrome c3 family protein, with protein sequence MNNRALKLSVPLIAIAAVAYLIFSPSKYVGYAPDQPIPFNHKIHAGDNKIDCKYCHTGVETSAHATVPSTSTCMNCHSFVATSKPLIKKLAKSYNDNKPIEWIKVHDMPDHVQFNHSRHISRGVDCSQCHGNVAEMVKVKQVASLNMGYCVDCHRENNAPTDCSTCHR encoded by the coding sequence ATGAATAACAGAGCACTGAAACTTTCGGTACCGCTCATTGCCATTGCGGCCGTAGCGTATCTGATTTTCTCTCCCTCCAAGTATGTAGGGTATGCGCCCGATCAGCCCATACCCTTCAATCATAAGATACATGCCGGGGACAACAAGATAGACTGTAAATACTGTCATACCGGGGTAGAGACCTCAGCACACGCCACAGTCCCATCCACTTCCACTTGTATGAACTGCCATTCTTTCGTAGCAACCTCCAAACCACTGATCAAAAAACTCGCTAAGTCGTATAACGATAATAAGCCGATTGAGTGGATCAAAGTCCATGATATGCCGGATCATGTTCAGTTCAATCATTCTCGCCACATTTCGAGAGGGGTGGATTGTTCTCAATGTCATGGTAACGTGGCGGAGATGGTGAAAGTAAAACAAGTGGCTTCCTTGAACATGGGATACTGCGTGGATTGTCACAGAGAGAACAACGCGCCGACCGATTGTTCCACCTGCCACAGATAA
- a CDS encoding Cys-rich protein has translation MNPKRTLILFLCFSSFVSCQEYVQQKCSSACKFFVQCAVTEFKDSKITEVEKNQATIDCESGCIREQSFVLPCFESETTCKGFNTCVMESGFMD, from the coding sequence ATGAATCCAAAAAGAACTCTTATTCTTTTTTTATGTTTTTCTTCTTTCGTTTCCTGTCAGGAGTATGTTCAGCAAAAATGCAGTTCCGCTTGTAAGTTTTTCGTGCAATGTGCGGTAACAGAGTTCAAAGACTCGAAAATTACGGAAGTTGAAAAGAATCAAGCGACGATCGACTGTGAAAGCGGATGTATCCGCGAACAAAGTTTTGTTCTTCCCTGTTTCGAATCCGAAACCACATGCAAAGGTTTTAATACTTGTGTGATGGAATCCGGATTTATGGATTAA
- a CDS encoding leucine-rich repeat domain-containing protein: protein MQLKPEDWFQQLNVSWKEKFVREASMRKAAVNPEAILAADWLTIYETDQIDSLEPISAFSKLKSFSIHNKNGIDLSPLRIFGNRLEELTITKSNADISVLKDFKKLKKLTLHGSFTDSPTRFLEKLEFLNMELSGRLESLDLKDIPIENLSILKPFTKIRRLRISNTEVTDISHLESLKNLEELNLSGSPVSSFEILSKLPLRTFYADNTNLSDLKPFYKTKKMLTLYCRKTKVTFEELLRFRNSLSNSSLLALILVSDFNENNEAFVKSLEKIDFPLNELGGALTEWTYQRIGDLMTDNSGFNEDPKKEKIQEAIPILRTFLRLPEFKRDPATEKRYTALLQDSLFCTLCIGMDIDPDFDRKALDKTTDLIPDKIQSPRFAFLLARYFAKKKDRKQLLRYVSICISLKHKKDFFLKFEEFKPFLEDDDFKILFSKMQE, encoded by the coding sequence ATGCAACTAAAACCCGAAGATTGGTTCCAACAACTGAATGTTAGCTGGAAAGAAAAATTCGTAAGAGAAGCTTCGATGCGAAAGGCCGCCGTAAATCCGGAAGCTATTCTCGCCGCGGATTGGTTGACGATCTATGAAACGGATCAAATCGATTCCCTAGAGCCTATATCCGCATTTTCCAAACTGAAAAGTTTTTCGATTCATAACAAAAACGGAATCGATCTTTCGCCTTTACGAATTTTTGGAAATCGTTTGGAAGAACTGACGATTACGAAATCTAACGCAGACATCAGTGTATTAAAAGATTTCAAAAAGCTGAAAAAACTCACGTTACACGGAAGTTTTACCGATAGCCCTACCCGGTTCTTAGAAAAATTAGAATTTTTGAATATGGAATTATCCGGCAGGCTTGAATCCCTGGATCTTAAGGATATTCCAATTGAAAATCTATCGATTTTAAAACCTTTTACGAAAATACGCAGGCTTAGGATCTCGAACACGGAAGTGACCGACATCTCACACTTAGAAAGCCTGAAAAATTTGGAAGAACTCAATCTGTCCGGTTCTCCCGTATCATCCTTCGAGATCCTTTCCAAACTTCCGCTTCGAACTTTCTACGCGGACAATACGAATCTCTCGGATCTAAAGCCGTTTTATAAAACGAAAAAAATGCTTACTCTCTATTGTAGAAAAACGAAGGTTACTTTTGAAGAGTTATTGCGGTTTAGAAATTCGCTTTCCAATTCTTCCCTTCTCGCGCTGATCCTTGTCTCCGATTTCAACGAGAATAATGAAGCTTTTGTAAAGTCACTGGAAAAGATCGATTTTCCTCTGAACGAATTGGGTGGAGCTTTAACAGAATGGACGTATCAGAGAATCGGCGATCTCATGACCGACAATTCCGGTTTTAACGAAGATCCAAAAAAAGAAAAAATACAGGAAGCGATTCCGATTCTGAGGACATTTTTGCGTTTACCCGAGTTCAAACGCGACCCCGCAACCGAGAAAAGATATACGGCACTTTTACAAGATTCTCTTTTCTGCACGCTCTGTATCGGCATGGATATCGATCCCGATTTCGACAGAAAAGCACTGGATAAAACAACGGATCTCATCCCCGACAAAATTCAAAGCCCGCGTTTCGCTTTTTTATTGGCCCGGTATTTCGCCAAAAAGAAAGACCGGAAGCAACTACTTCGTTACGTTTCGATTTGTATCTCCCTCAAACACAAAAAAGATTTCTTTCTTAAATTCGAAGAATTTAAGCCTTTTCTGGAAGACGATGATTTCAAAATCCTTTTTTCCAAGATGCAGGAATGA
- a CDS encoding integrase core domain-containing protein codes for MFYEISILLNLVLILYVIKKIGAESKNSIQILFLKSQLSAYKRKRKKFHTKPFERLKLVFLSYLDPNWIENLILVSPHTLLEWRNKKFKTFWALLSRRKKTGRPNIPWKVIKLIRRVAKENKIWGATKLHGLLLKLDHDICERTVSKYIPKRPHSPKKRLSWKEFYSLHADSMVVSDTLSVYSSNFKKIFRVVFFLHVGSRQILHFDIHTNPTTNWMRKVLKFAVRKQIQAGKTFHYFLSDNDSIFGKRFTKYLERIGIKHKKTSLRSPWQNCYAERWVKTCRNEFLDFFIPLNQYHLEKKLEEFIHFYNHHRTHLALNKDSPVSSPVLIRPSDGSAKLVSTPVLGGLYHIYSYEDAA; via the coding sequence TTGTTTTACGAAATCTCTATTCTGCTCAATCTGGTGCTGATTCTTTATGTTATCAAAAAAATTGGAGCAGAATCAAAAAATTCCATTCAAATCTTATTTCTAAAATCACAACTCTCAGCTTACAAACGAAAACGAAAAAAATTCCATACAAAACCTTTCGAAAGATTGAAACTCGTCTTTCTTTCCTATCTCGATCCCAATTGGATCGAAAATCTAATTCTTGTTTCTCCACATACTCTTCTTGAATGGAGAAACAAAAAATTCAAAACATTCTGGGCTCTTCTTTCCCGTAGAAAGAAAACAGGAAGACCAAACATTCCTTGGAAAGTCATCAAACTCATTCGAAGAGTCGCTAAGGAAAACAAAATCTGGGGAGCTACAAAACTACACGGTCTTCTTCTAAAGCTCGACCATGATATTTGTGAAAGAACTGTTTCTAAGTATATTCCAAAACGTCCTCATAGCCCTAAAAAACGTCTTTCTTGGAAAGAATTCTATTCTCTGCATGCCGATTCTATGGTTGTTTCCGATACTCTTTCCGTTTACTCTTCCAATTTCAAAAAGATCTTTCGCGTCGTTTTTTTTCTTCACGTCGGCTCTAGACAAATTCTTCATTTTGATATTCATACAAACCCGACTACAAATTGGATGCGAAAGGTTTTGAAGTTTGCCGTTCGTAAGCAAATTCAAGCAGGAAAAACCTTTCATTATTTTCTTTCCGACAACGATTCCATTTTTGGGAAACGCTTTACCAAATACTTGGAAAGAATCGGCATCAAACACAAAAAAACCTCTCTTCGCTCTCCTTGGCAGAACTGTTACGCGGAACGTTGGGTAAAGACATGTAGAAATGAATTTTTGGATTTCTTCATTCCTCTCAATCAGTATCATTTGGAAAAAAAACTGGAAGAGTTCATTCATTTTTACAATCATCATCGCACCCATTTAGCTTTGAACAAAGACAGTCCCGTTTCTTCTCCGGTTTTAATACGTCCTTCCGATGGGTCGGCGAAACTCGTTTCCACTCCCGTTCTCGGAGGTCTTTACCACATATATTCTTACGAAGACGCTGCCTAA
- the rlmN gene encoding 23S rRNA (adenine(2503)-C(2))-methyltransferase RlmN, with amino-acid sequence MTQEILGEVQTGKIPLKGRTLKELSEIMTSLGEKSFRAKQIYHGLYVNRYESWEQFTTFSKALKEKLEDLCSLTQLVVVKHLKSVDGTQKFTFSSESGNGKEFEAVWIPSGDGGRKTICISSQVGCTLNCKFCATAKLEFQGNLKAHEIVDQVLQVEKIVDDKATNVVFMGMGEPFHNYFNVIRAASILHDPDALNLGAKRITISTSGVVNGIRRFIENKEPYNFAISLNHPDRHGRLQIMDIEEKFALSELLQAAKDFTRELKRRITFEYVMIPGVNMGPENASKLVKIARSLDCKINVIPLNTEFFGWRRPTREEVAEFITLLEPAGVPVLNRRSPGKDIFGACGMLASKS; translated from the coding sequence ATGACACAAGAGATTCTCGGAGAAGTGCAAACCGGAAAAATTCCGTTAAAAGGAAGAACCTTAAAGGAGCTTTCCGAGATCATGACCTCTCTCGGAGAAAAATCTTTTCGTGCAAAACAGATCTATCACGGATTATACGTAAACCGTTACGAGTCTTGGGAACAATTTACTACGTTCTCCAAAGCGTTGAAGGAGAAGTTGGAGGATCTTTGTTCTCTGACACAACTTGTAGTTGTCAAACATCTCAAGTCCGTGGACGGAACTCAAAAGTTTACGTTTTCGTCTGAATCCGGCAACGGAAAGGAATTCGAAGCCGTTTGGATCCCATCCGGAGACGGAGGACGCAAAACGATCTGCATCTCTTCCCAAGTGGGGTGCACTCTCAATTGTAAATTCTGTGCGACCGCAAAATTGGAATTTCAGGGAAACCTAAAGGCCCATGAGATTGTGGACCAGGTTCTCCAGGTGGAAAAAATCGTCGATGACAAGGCGACTAACGTTGTTTTTATGGGAATGGGAGAGCCGTTCCACAATTACTTTAACGTGATACGCGCGGCTTCTATTCTTCACGATCCCGATGCGCTGAATCTCGGAGCCAAAAGAATTACGATTTCCACGTCCGGAGTAGTCAACGGCATCAGGCGTTTTATTGAAAATAAGGAACCTTATAATTTTGCGATTTCTCTCAATCATCCGGATCGCCACGGAAGATTACAAATCATGGACATCGAGGAAAAGTTTGCTCTTTCCGAACTTTTACAAGCCGCGAAAGATTTTACGAGAGAGTTAAAAAGAAGAATCACTTTCGAATACGTGATGATTCCCGGAGTTAACATGGGACCGGAGAACGCGAGTAAACTTGTAAAAATCGCAAGGTCTCTTGATTGTAAGATCAATGTGATTCCGCTCAACACTGAATTTTTCGGATGGAGAAGGCCCACAAGGGAAGAGGTCGCGGAATTCATAACTCTTTTGGAACCGGCGGGAGTTCCGGTTCTCAACAGAAGATCACCCGGAAAAGATATCTTCGGCGCTTGTGGAATGCTCGCTTCAAAAAGTTGA
- a CDS encoding indole-3-glycerol-phosphate synthase, whose amino-acid sequence MSSSQLHRVLREIIATKQNEIEKIRNWDPAPYQGLGLRESLKSRNFSIIAECKHKSPSAGEIRSDYDPVQISKTYESLGASAISVLTDRDYFGGSLEDLKNVSSELKIPILRKDFILDEIQIREARAFGASAILLIVRILTPEQIKKFLKFASSFGMDSLVEVHTSDEAKLALDCGAEIVGINTRDLDTFQIHPNLVEEVSAFLPRNIVKVGESGVRNRFDLDRFRKLVDAALIGTYFMEKQDIRKAWLELF is encoded by the coding sequence ATGTCCTCGTCTCAACTCCACCGGGTTCTCCGGGAAATTATCGCAACCAAACAAAACGAAATCGAAAAAATTCGGAATTGGGACCCGGCTCCCTATCAAGGACTCGGACTTAGAGAGTCTCTGAAAAGCAGAAACTTTTCCATCATCGCGGAATGTAAACATAAGAGCCCTTCCGCCGGAGAAATTCGCTCCGATTACGATCCCGTGCAAATCTCCAAAACATACGAGAGCTTAGGGGCTTCCGCGATTTCCGTTCTTACCGATCGGGATTATTTTGGAGGATCTTTGGAGGATTTGAAAAATGTTTCTTCCGAGTTGAAAATCCCGATTTTAAGAAAGGACTTTATCCTGGACGAAATCCAGATTCGGGAAGCGAGAGCGTTCGGCGCTTCCGCGATTCTTTTGATCGTGAGAATTTTAACTCCGGAACAAATTAAAAAATTTCTAAAGTTCGCTTCTTCTTTCGGTATGGATAGTCTGGTTGAAGTTCACACATCGGATGAGGCGAAACTCGCTTTGGATTGCGGGGCCGAAATCGTTGGAATCAATACGAGGGATTTGGATACGTTTCAGATTCATCCGAATTTGGTCGAAGAGGTTTCCGCTTTTTTACCGCGTAACATAGTGAAGGTGGGAGAATCCGGCGTTCGAAATCGTTTCGATCTGGACCGCTTTAGAAAACTGGTCGATGCCGCTTTGATCGGAACCTACTTTATGGAAAAGCAGGATATCCGCAAAGCTTGGCTGGAATTATTTTAA
- a CDS encoding ArnT family glycosyltransferase, which produces MNQIFVDDKRPISVRVLFVLLIVSVFPLILTLPLDVIDIDSSQYAEISREMVEGRNPFFIRDNGRRYLDKPILTFWKISLSFFVFGYQNFAFRLPALLFTFLSFWGMFKLTELYSGSRLRAWIAVFLYALSPGLYSMVVDPKIDVYLTPYLILVHTFYYLGFKKNKNYYYGMYFAMGLGFITKGPIAMVIPGISIGGDILFRRDWKRLSEMKLFPGAFLAVFPPLLWSIPLYLEFQTYGPYFFWWIQSFGRFYVKMYNQKFNPLFFYSNFSWAFGAFILPFVGFVFERVRLFFKEAQVKGIFKNILKNEYRDRDFVPGFWLFLFLFLISFSRYQLPQYIYWCLPAAAVIGAGVLESILLSAKDSKKGSSIDKVRLSLLLFTAGVFLITIFILPSISIQVGWSYVILPLIYFGIFLWVFFRSEREGRLLAYWIFPVSLFFSIVSLYLYPMLTSYQPSKEIGAFIRENEPGKDKLFLFGVPASKRSYAYYSRRISRTLFDPAILVEAIQKEGQRYLIVQDKWLPKMGEFFGNDIQFETVQEFPSYKVATPEGKFFLKTQRDRIVGKVIVMRATLKRSQKK; this is translated from the coding sequence ATGAATCAGATTTTCGTAGATGATAAACGACCTATTTCCGTAAGAGTTCTTTTCGTTCTTCTAATTGTTTCCGTTTTTCCTTTGATCCTAACCCTTCCTTTGGACGTGATCGATATCGATTCTTCTCAGTACGCAGAAATTTCAAGAGAGATGGTGGAAGGTAGAAATCCTTTTTTTATCCGAGACAACGGACGAAGATATCTGGATAAGCCGATTCTTACTTTTTGGAAAATTTCCCTTTCTTTTTTCGTGTTCGGTTATCAAAATTTTGCGTTTCGTCTTCCGGCTCTTTTGTTCACTTTTCTTTCTTTCTGGGGAATGTTCAAGCTCACCGAACTTTATTCGGGAAGTCGTTTGAGGGCTTGGATCGCGGTGTTTTTATACGCCCTTTCTCCGGGGCTTTATTCGATGGTAGTCGATCCTAAGATCGACGTTTATCTGACTCCCTATCTGATATTGGTTCACACCTTTTATTATTTGGGCTTTAAAAAGAACAAGAATTACTATTATGGAATGTATTTCGCGATGGGGCTCGGCTTTATCACGAAGGGACCGATTGCGATGGTGATTCCCGGAATTTCGATCGGAGGCGATATATTATTCCGAAGAGATTGGAAACGGCTTTCGGAAATGAAACTTTTTCCGGGAGCGTTTCTTGCGGTTTTTCCGCCGCTTTTGTGGTCGATTCCCTTGTACCTTGAATTTCAAACTTACGGTCCTTACTTCTTTTGGTGGATTCAATCCTTTGGTCGTTTTTACGTGAAGATGTACAATCAGAAATTCAATCCTTTGTTCTTTTACTCCAATTTCTCCTGGGCGTTTGGCGCTTTTATTCTTCCTTTTGTCGGGTTCGTTTTCGAGAGGGTCCGACTTTTTTTTAAGGAAGCGCAAGTAAAGGGCATATTTAAGAATATTCTGAAAAACGAATATAGAGATCGGGATTTTGTTCCCGGTTTTTGGTTGTTCCTGTTCCTATTTTTGATCAGCTTTTCCAGATATCAGCTTCCTCAGTATATTTATTGGTGTCTTCCTGCTGCTGCGGTGATCGGTGCGGGAGTTTTGGAATCGATTCTTTTATCCGCCAAAGATTCTAAAAAAGGTAGTTCTATTGATAAAGTTCGCCTGAGTCTTCTCCTATTTACCGCAGGAGTTTTTTTGATTACGATTTTTATTTTGCCTTCGATCAGTATTCAGGTTGGTTGGAGTTATGTGATTCTTCCTTTGATTTATTTTGGGATTTTTCTTTGGGTATTTTTTCGGTCCGAAAGAGAAGGAAGGCTACTCGCGTACTGGATTTTTCCGGTTTCTCTCTTTTTCTCGATTGTGAGTTTGTATCTCTATCCTATGCTCACATCGTATCAACCTTCTAAGGAGATCGGGGCTTTCATCCGCGAGAACGAGCCGGGTAAGGATAAGTTATTTCTTTTCGGAGTTCCCGCTTCTAAAAGATCCTATGCTTATTATTCCAGGAGAATTTCGAGGACACTTTTTGATCCCGCAATTTTAGTCGAAGCGATTCAAAAAGAAGGGCAACGTTATCTGATCGTTCAAGACAAATGGCTTCCGAAGATGGGCGAGTTCTTCGGCAACGATATCCAATTTGAAACCGTCCAAGAATTTCCTTCTTATAAGGTCGCGACTCCGGAAGGAAAATTTTTCTTAAAAACGCAGAGAGATCGGATCGTGGGTAAGGTGATTGTAATGAGAGCGACCTTAAAAAGATCGCAGAAAAAATGA